The genomic window GTTTGCCGAATAAATAAACGCTTCCACAGATTTAAAACGAGGCAATTTTATGAAAAGTGAGTTTCTTAATTGAAACTATTCCTGGAATCAGCTTATTGGATGCTTAACCAAACTTGAACGTCCATAGGTGGTAAGCTTTGCTCCGAAAAAGAAGGTAAGCATTACTCTGGATTATGCTGAAATAACCAGAGAGAGATCCCCCGCCCCTCATCACCCAAAAAACACTTCAAAACTACTTATAAAAACCCTTCAATTCTTGGCTTCAATAATGTCGCTGAACACTACATAGCGGAAAGCTCATTTTGCTTTTCTGGATTCATTAAGTAAGAAATCTAAGCTTAGCTCTTTGATTGGCTTTTCTCTATACTGCACAATGTATTTGCTGCTAGCCTATAGCAAAAATTAGTCTATAGTATTTTTATGTTGTAACCTAGGCTCAATACTTATTTCGCCATAATTAATTTTTCTATCTGCACGTTGGACTTATTTTTAATTTGTAAAATATATTCCCCCGGCTTTATTTTTTCTGGTATTTCTATAAAATACTGCCCGCCTTCCATTGGTAAGAATTCAGTTTTATAGATTTCTTTACCTTGGAGGTTTAGCAGAGATAGATTATATTTTTCGTTGGATGATATACGAGATAATAGATAAATTTTTCCTGAACTTGACGGATTGGGATAGACCACGAATGCTTTATCTTTTTTGTCGATGATATCTTTTGTATTGATGGTGGTATTACATCCCGGTACTAAACACCCATCACTGTCGAGATGCAGCAGCCATGCTTTCACTGCATAGTTCTGATCCCGATCTCCTGCTATGCCTCCCATGATGATCGTATTATAGTCGGATACTTTTACTTGAGACATTCTTGTCCCTGCGGTGCGTTCTTGGCTCCATCCGAGTGGGATATATTTTCTGGTCCACAGACTATCTCCATTTTCTGAGACTTTATATAGGACAGCATAATTTTCTCTACCACCAACTCTCTGATCATATTGATCTCCTGCGGTGATATATCCTGATCCATCTTTCATCTTATCTGCATAGTAGATCCATGAATTCATTAACTTCACATCTACTGGTTTTTCATACATAGATCGCTTCCAGATGAGGCTATCGAACTCCGGGCTAAATTTGAGAGTTGTGGGCTTACCATAGTTGGGATCTGGTTCTTTGGTGATGACCCAGTCATAGGCTGACATTACCCATGTATTATCTTCATTTCTAAGTATAGTATAGTTATCTGCTGTGACGAATCCATAATTAAAATTTCCTATATAATCTTTTCTCTTGATAATTTTAAATGTAGAATCCATTTTCATATAAAATAGATTCATTTCTGATGTTATTTCTCCATTTTTTATTTTACTTACTTCACCAACAAATTCATATTCATTTTTTTGATTTTTTGAAACCCAATAAAAAGTCAATTTTTGATTGAATCTTCCTATGCTATCTATTTTAAAATTATTTAAACTGGTATCTATTTCGTACATATAATACCTCCTTTATATGGGTGAATATCTAGGGTTGGACCTATTGTTTAGGATAATTTCGTTTCTAAAATCAAATTCTAATTCACTCTCTTTTTAAGTTATCAATAATGAAAAATGCATTTTTTTACAAGTAATGTATAAAATAATGTTTCTAAAGTGCAGGCTTTGTACTTCTGTTGAGTCTTGGCGTTTTCTAAAGTATATATTGTGAGTCAATTTGCGTTTATGTTACATTTTCATAGTCACCTAAAGGCGGGCAATTTATTTTGTGCATTATATTAATTCTAGATTCCAAAAATAAGCCATTAATAAAGCTTCTTTTGGGAGGATATTTCCCAAGATCAATAAAGCACCTACCCTCATGGGATAATTGAGCATCTACATATGGAATACCATTCTGGGAAGGAATCTGGAAAGATAGTTTCACCGTTCCAAGTTTGCAAGCCAGATCGAGTCAAGGACTTGTGGATAAATAAATATCCCAGCAATTCGTCGCATTTGAATGTTGAAAGGAAGCAT from Saprospiraceae bacterium includes these protein-coding regions:
- a CDS encoding T9SS type A sorting domain-containing protein — protein: MYEIDTSLNNFKIDSIGRFNQKLTFYWVSKNQKNEYEFVGEVSKIKNGEITSEMNLFYMKMDSTFKIIKRKDYIGNFNYGFVTADNYTILRNEDNTWVMSAYDWVITKEPDPNYGKPTTLKFSPEFDSLIWKRSMYEKPVDVKLMNSWIYYADKMKDGSGYITAGDQYDQRVGGRENYAVLYKVSENGDSLWTRKYIPLGWSQERTAGTRMSQVKVSDYNTIIMGGIAGDRDQNYAVKAWLLHLDSDGCLVPGCNTTINTKDIIDKKDKAFVVYPNPSSSGKIYLLSRISSNEKYNLSLLNLQGKEIYKTEFLPMEGGQYFIEIPEKIKPGEYILQIKNKSNVQIEKLIMAK